Genomic window (Natronospira proteinivora):
GGTCACCTCCACTGGTCCGCCTTCGGTTTCGAAGGGGGCCTGCTCCACCATCTGCCGGAGTCGTTCAGCCGCCTGCCGGGCCCCCTCCAGATTCGTGCTGGGCAAGACCACCAGAAATTCTTCGCCGCCAAATCGCCCAAGCCGTTCCCCGCCCTCGCTCTCAATGAAATCATGCCCTCTCAGCGCGGATTCGACTCGCTGAACAAACTCCTTCAAAACGGCATCTCCGGTCAGATGGCCATGCTGATCGTTGAGCTGCTTAAAGCGATCCAGATCCAGCAAAAGAACAGACAGGGTCTGCCCGGAATCCCGGCAGGCCTGAATCGCCGTATCCAGGCTTCCGGTGATGGCCCGCCGATTGCCGGCGCCGGTGAGATGATCCCGGTTGGCCAATTCCTCGATCCTTCCCATGGCGGCGCGCAGGTTGGCCCGCAGTCGCGCCACGTAGCCGCCCATGAAGGACATCCACAAGAGCACAATGGTGAGAAACAGCCACTGGGAGAGTTCGGTTCGACGAGTGGCCAGGTCCATTCCCGACCAGTCCAGACGAATCAGTCCGGCATAGGCCAGCGAGGCAAAGGCAGTCAGCAGCAGGAATTGCCGGGTGGTCAGCCGAAAGACCCCGAAGAAAAAGCTGGTCACGAAAACCAGCAATACCCCGCCGCGGGCTTCAGGTAGGGTCTGGGCCAGCAGGA
Coding sequences:
- a CDS encoding GGDEF domain-containing protein, with protein sequence MLELHRDHKQALRIRRVMLGLVAYLMWMLVSIYLYLTNLVDAGVTWLAGYFLLMLLTNAVFILAIRRDWNLRFNDPGMTLGQISFGIFWGMVLLAQTLPEARGGVLLVFVTSFFFGVFRLTTRQFLLLTAFASLAYAGLIRLDWSGMDLATRRTELSQWLFLTIVLLWMSFMGGYVARLRANLRAAMGRIEELANRDHLTGAGNRRAITGSLDTAIQACRDSGQTLSVLLLDLDRFKQLNDQHGHLTGDAVLKEFVQRVESALRGHDFIESEGGERLGRFGGEEFLVVLPSTNLEGARQAAERLRQMVEQAPFETEGGPVEVTVSIGLSEYRAHDEAETLLKRADQALYRAKDKGRNRVEMETGE